The following are from one region of the Etheostoma spectabile isolate EspeVRDwgs_2016 chromosome 2, UIUC_Espe_1.0, whole genome shotgun sequence genome:
- the mab21l2 gene encoding protein mab-21-like 2, with protein MIATQAKLVYQLNKYHNERCQARKAAIAKTIREVCKVVSDVLKEVEVQEPRFISSLSEIDARYEGMEVISPNEFEVVLYLNQMGVFNFVDDGSLPGCAVLKLSDGRKRSMSLWVEFITASGYLSARKIRSRFQTLVAQAVDKCSYRDVVKMVADTSEVRLRIRERYVVQITPAFKCTGIWPRSAAQWPMPHIPWPGPNRVAEVKAEGFNLLSKECYSLTGKQSSAESDAWVLQFSEAENRLLMAGCRKKCLSVLKTLRDRHLELPGQPLHNYHMKTLLLYECEKHPRETDWDESCLGDRLNGILLQLISCLQCRRCPHYFLPNLDLFQGKPHSALEAAAKQTWRLAREILTNAKSLDKL; from the coding sequence ATGATTGCGACGCAGGCAAAGCTGGTTTACCAGCTTAACAAATATCACAACGAGAGATGCCAAGCTCGCAAAGCCGCCATTGCGAAGACTATAAGGGAGGTTTGCAAAGTGGTGTCGGATGTCCTGAAGGAGGTGGAAGTGCAGGAGCCCCGGTTCATCAGCTCCCTCAGTGAGATAGATGCGCGCTATGAGGGCATGGAGGTCATCTCCCCCAACGAGTTTGAGGTGGTGCTTTACCTCAACCAGATGGGGGTGTTCAACTTTGTGGATGACGGCTCCTTGCCCGGCTGCGCGGTGCTGAAGCTGAGCGACGGCCGGAAAAGGAGCATGTCGCTGTGGGTCGAGTTCATCACCGCCTCGGGCTACCTATCCGCCAGAAAGATCCGGTCCAGGTTTCAGACTCTGGTGGCGCAAGCCGTGGATAAATGCAGCTACCGCGACGTGGTGAAGATGGTGGCGGACACCAGCGAGGTCCGGCTACGGATCAGGGAGAGGTACGTGGTGCAGATCACCCCCGCGTTCAAGTGCACTGGGATCTGGCCTAGGAGTGCGGCTCAGTGGCCCATGCCCCACATCCCCTGGCCCGGTCCCAACCGGGTAGCAGAAGTCAAAGCAGAGGGTTTTAACCTCCTCTCCAAGGAGTGTTACTCGTTAACGGGGAAGCAGAGCTCGGCGGAGAGCGACGCCTGGGTTCTGCAGTTCAGCGAGGCCGAGAACAGGCTGCTGATGGCCGGCTGCAGGAAGAAGTGTCTCTCCGTCCTGAAGACTCTGAGGGACCGTCACCTGGAGCTGCCGGGACAGCCGCTCCACAACTACCACATGAAGACCCTGCTGCTGTACGAGTGCGAGAAGCACCCGAGAGAGACCGACTGGGACGAGTCTTGCCTCGGAGACCGACTGAATGGCATCCTGCTGCAGCTCATATCCTGCCTGCAGTGCCGCAGATGCCCCCACTACTTCTTGCCAAACTTGGACTTGTTTCAGGGAAAGCCTCACTCGGCCCTGGAGGCTGCTGCTAAGCAGACATGGAGACTAGCGAGGGAAATCCTCACCAATGCTAAAAGTTTGGACAAACTATAA